From Thermomonas sp. XSG, one genomic window encodes:
- a CDS encoding efflux RND transporter permease subunit, whose amino-acid sequence MGGFNLSAWALRNRALVLFLMIVLALVGAWSYRQLGQSEDPPFTFKAMVVRTVWPGATAEQVAKQVTERVEKAVMGTGKYEFVRSYSRPGESQVIVMARDSMKSKDVPELWYQVRKKVGDIRATLPAEAIGPFFNDEFGDTFGNIYALTAPGFDYALMKDYADRIQLELQRVPDVGKVELIGLQDEKIWIELSNTKLATLGIPLAAVKQALDEQNAMAQAGFFETGSDRIRLRVDGQFDSVEQIRAFPIRAGDRTLRLGDIASVKRGFADPAAPKMRFMGQDALGIAVAMRDGGDIIRLGKTLEAEFQRLQKTLPVGMRLGKVSDQPQSVHEAIGEFVRVLAEAVAIVLLVSFFSLGLRTGMVVAVSIPLVLAMTFAAMHVFGIGLHKISLGALVLALGLLVDDAIIAVEMMAIKMEQGYSRLKAASFAWESTAFPMLTGTLVTAAGFLPIATAASSTGEYTRSLFQVVAIALCVSWVAAVLFIPWLGDKMLPDLHDAHLRPTLMQRLRQRFRGARFEPAAAAHTHDPYDSAFYRRLRGWLEFCLRRRWLVIGATAAAFVVSLALFRFVPQQFFPDSVRPELMVDLELAEGSSLRSTDAQARKLEALLKSREGIENYVAYVGTGSPRFYLPLDQQLPAANFSQFVVLARDLEAREATRSWLIAEVAPQFPELQLRVTRLENGPPVGYPVQFRVSGEDIGQVQAIARKVADRVRADPDVANVNLDWGEPSKVVRLRIDQDRARALGVSSAQLAHFLSGSLSGLSVSTYREDNELIEILLRGTGEERTRPDLLGSLAVPTPGGSVPLAQIATLEYGFEDGIIWHRNRLPTVTVRADIRTDALTPPTVVARILPTLADVRASLPEGYLLETGGTVEDSARGQNSIKAGLPLFLLVVTALLMLQLRSFPRTALVLLTAPLGLIGVVLALLLFRVPFGFVAMLGTIALAGMIMRNSVILVDQIQQDIDAGHDRWHAIIDATVRRFRPIVLTALAAILAMIPLSRSAFYGSMAVAIMGGLTVATLLTLFFLPALYAAWFKVRRDEARA is encoded by the coding sequence ATGGGCGGCTTCAACCTGTCGGCATGGGCGCTGCGAAACCGCGCGCTGGTGCTGTTCCTGATGATCGTGCTGGCGCTGGTCGGCGCCTGGTCGTACCGCCAGCTGGGCCAGTCGGAAGATCCGCCCTTCACCTTCAAGGCGATGGTGGTGCGCACGGTGTGGCCGGGCGCGACCGCCGAACAGGTGGCCAAGCAGGTCACCGAGCGCGTCGAGAAAGCGGTGATGGGCACCGGCAAGTACGAGTTCGTGCGTTCGTACTCGCGGCCGGGCGAATCCCAGGTCATCGTGATGGCGCGCGACTCGATGAAGTCGAAGGACGTGCCCGAGCTCTGGTACCAGGTGCGCAAGAAGGTCGGTGATATACGCGCGACGTTGCCGGCCGAGGCGATCGGCCCGTTCTTCAACGACGAGTTCGGCGACACCTTCGGCAACATCTACGCGCTGACCGCGCCGGGCTTCGACTACGCGCTGATGAAGGACTACGCCGACCGCATCCAGCTGGAGCTGCAGCGGGTGCCGGACGTCGGCAAGGTCGAGCTGATCGGGCTGCAGGACGAGAAGATCTGGATCGAACTGTCGAACACCAAGCTGGCCACCCTGGGCATCCCGCTGGCGGCTGTGAAGCAGGCGCTGGACGAGCAGAACGCGATGGCCCAGGCCGGTTTCTTCGAGACCGGCAGCGACCGCATCCGCCTGCGCGTGGACGGGCAGTTCGACTCGGTCGAACAGATCCGCGCGTTCCCGATCCGCGCCGGCGACCGCACCCTGCGGCTGGGCGACATCGCCAGCGTCAAGCGCGGCTTCGCCGATCCGGCGGCGCCGAAGATGCGCTTCATGGGGCAGGACGCGCTGGGCATCGCGGTGGCGATGCGCGACGGTGGCGACATCATCCGCCTGGGGAAGACGCTGGAGGCCGAGTTCCAGCGCCTGCAGAAGACCCTGCCGGTGGGCATGCGGCTGGGCAAGGTGTCCGACCAGCCGCAGAGCGTGCACGAGGCGATCGGCGAGTTCGTGCGCGTGCTGGCCGAGGCGGTCGCCATCGTGCTCCTGGTCAGCTTCTTCTCGCTGGGTCTGCGCACCGGCATGGTGGTGGCGGTCAGCATCCCGCTGGTGCTGGCGATGACCTTCGCCGCCATGCACGTGTTCGGCATCGGCCTGCACAAGATCTCGCTGGGCGCGCTGGTGCTGGCGCTGGGCCTGCTGGTGGACGACGCGATCATCGCGGTGGAGATGATGGCGATCAAGATGGAGCAGGGCTACTCGCGGCTGAAGGCGGCGAGCTTCGCGTGGGAATCAACCGCGTTCCCGATGCTGACCGGCACGCTGGTGACCGCGGCCGGCTTCCTGCCGATCGCCACCGCGGCGTCGAGCACCGGTGAATACACCCGCTCGCTGTTCCAGGTGGTGGCGATCGCGCTGTGCGTGTCGTGGGTCGCGGCGGTGCTGTTCATTCCGTGGCTGGGCGACAAGATGCTGCCGGACCTGCACGATGCGCACCTGCGTCCGACCTTGATGCAGCGCCTGCGCCAGCGTTTCCGGGGCGCGCGATTCGAACCCGCCGCTGCCGCACACACGCACGATCCTTACGACAGCGCTTTCTACCGTCGCCTGCGTGGCTGGCTGGAATTCTGCCTGCGCCGGCGGTGGCTGGTGATCGGCGCCACCGCGGCGGCGTTCGTGGTCTCGCTCGCGCTGTTCCGCTTTGTCCCGCAGCAGTTCTTCCCGGACTCGGTGCGTCCGGAGCTGATGGTGGATCTGGAGCTTGCCGAAGGCAGCTCGCTGCGGTCCACCGATGCGCAGGCGCGCAAACTCGAGGCGCTGCTGAAGTCGCGCGAAGGCATCGAGAACTACGTCGCCTATGTCGGTACCGGTTCGCCGCGCTTCTACCTGCCGCTGGACCAGCAGCTGCCGGCTGCCAACTTCAGCCAGTTCGTGGTGCTGGCGAGGGATCTGGAAGCGCGCGAAGCGACCCGCAGCTGGCTGATCGCCGAGGTCGCGCCGCAGTTCCCCGAGCTGCAACTGCGCGTCACCCGGCTGGAGAACGGCCCGCCGGTGGGCTACCCGGTGCAGTTCCGCGTCTCCGGCGAGGACATCGGCCAGGTGCAGGCGATCGCGCGCAAGGTGGCCGACAGGGTGCGTGCCGATCCTGACGTGGCCAACGTCAATCTCGACTGGGGCGAACCCAGCAAGGTGGTGCGGCTGCGCATCGACCAGGACCGCGCCCGCGCGCTGGGCGTGAGCAGCGCGCAGCTAGCGCATTTCCTGTCCGGTTCGCTGTCGGGGCTGTCGGTCAGCACCTACCGCGAGGACAACGAGCTGATCGAAATCCTGTTGCGCGGCACTGGCGAAGAACGCACGCGCCCCGACCTGCTGGGCAGCCTGGCCGTGCCCACGCCCGGCGGCAGCGTGCCGCTGGCGCAGATCGCCACGCTGGAGTACGGCTTCGAGGACGGCATCATCTGGCATCGCAACCGGCTGCCGACGGTGACCGTGCGCGCCGACATCCGCACCGACGCGCTGACCCCGCCCACGGTAGTGGCGCGGATCCTGCCGACGCTCGCCGATGTCCGTGCGTCGTTGCCGGAAGGCTACCTGCTGGAAACCGGCGGCACGGTGGAGGATTCCGCGCGCGGGCAGAACTCGATCAAGGCCGGTCTGCCGCTGTTCCTGCTGGTGGTCACCGCGCTGCTGATGCTGCAGCTGCGCAGCTTCCCGCGCACCGCGCTGGTGCTGCTGACCGCGCCGCTGGGGCTGATCGGGGTGGTGCTGGCGCTGCTGCTGTTCCGGGTGCCGTTCGGATTCGTGGCGATGCTGGGCACGATTGCGCTGGCCGGCATGATCATGCGCAACTCGGTCATCCTGGTGGACCAGATCCAGCAGGACATCGATGCCGGCCACGACCGCTGGCACGCGATCATCGACGCCACCGTGCGCCGCTTCCGCCCGATCGTGCTGACCGCGCTGGCGGCGATCCTGGCGATGATCCCGCTTTCGCGCAGCGCCTTCTACGGTTCGATGGCGGTGGCGATCATGGGTGGGTTGACGGTGGCGACCCTGCTCACCCTGTTCTTCCTGCCGGCGCTGTACGCGGCCTGGTTCAAGGTGCGCCGGGACGAAGCACGGGCCTGA
- a CDS encoding protein-L-isoaspartate O-methyltransferase, protein MSIDFARARENMVEQQIRPWDVLDVRVLDTLARMPREAFVAESLRGLAYADTALPVGHGETMLKPVLEGRILQALLPTATESVLEIGAGSGYLTACLARLAREVVAIERHPDLAEAAQARLAAQGFGNATVRAADAFDWNPGRSFDVICVGAAVASIPARFVEWLNPGGRMFVVHGRSPAMDAALVHRTVNGSRVESLFETDLPYLAGAEPVPAFTL, encoded by the coding sequence ATGAGCATCGACTTCGCCCGCGCCCGTGAAAACATGGTGGAACAGCAGATCCGTCCCTGGGACGTGCTGGATGTCCGCGTGCTCGACACGCTGGCGCGGATGCCGCGCGAGGCCTTCGTCGCCGAATCGCTGCGCGGGCTGGCGTATGCCGACACCGCTCTTCCTGTTGGCCACGGTGAAACCATGCTGAAGCCGGTGCTGGAAGGCCGGATCCTGCAGGCACTGCTGCCCACCGCGACCGAGAGCGTGCTGGAGATCGGCGCCGGCAGCGGCTACCTGACCGCCTGCCTGGCCCGGCTGGCGCGCGAAGTGGTCGCCATCGAGCGCCATCCAGACCTCGCCGAGGCCGCGCAGGCGCGGCTGGCGGCGCAGGGCTTCGGCAACGCCACGGTGCGCGCCGCCGACGCCTTCGACTGGAACCCGGGCCGCAGCTTCGACGTGATCTGCGTCGGCGCAGCGGTGGCCAGCATCCCGGCGCGTTTCGTCGAATGGCTCAACCCGGGCGGCCGCATGTTCGTGGTGCACGGCCGCTCGCCGGCGATGGATGCGGCGCTGGTGCACCGCACGGTCAACGGCAGCCGCGTCGAATCGTTGTTTGAAACCGACCTCCCCTACCTTGCAGGCGCCGAACCGGTGCCTGCGTTCACCCTGTAA
- a CDS encoding efflux RND transporter periplasmic adaptor subunit → MELDRKRLRGRWTLRSLATGALVALTLGACGRDPQPAEAVRTVLVVQPGAVAGMSAEAFAGEVHARQESALAFRVGGNLVRRLVDAGEEVKQGQLLAELDPGDARLQASAAQADMARLGGDLERYRKLVSQKLISQSAFDAQQAAYRAARAKYELMRNQDDYTRLRAPRDGVIASRQAEAGQVVAAGQPIFLLAADGGREVAIGLPEASIRDFHTGQPAVVELWSAPGRRLPGHIREIAAAADPQTRTYAARVALDGAMAADAGLGQSARVFINGAAGSGLRLPLAAVQRGDGGATAVWVVQDGKARQRAVRLGGYGEDSVPVLEGVGLGDWVVAAGGHLLREGESVKPVDRRNRPVAAGTR, encoded by the coding sequence ATGGAGCTGGACAGGAAGAGGCTGCGCGGCAGGTGGACGCTGCGTTCGCTGGCCACGGGCGCGCTGGTGGCGCTCACCTTGGGCGCCTGCGGGCGCGACCCGCAACCCGCCGAGGCGGTGCGCACGGTGCTGGTGGTGCAGCCGGGCGCCGTAGCCGGGATGTCCGCGGAGGCGTTTGCCGGCGAAGTGCACGCACGCCAGGAAAGTGCGCTGGCGTTCCGCGTCGGCGGCAATCTTGTGCGGCGCCTGGTCGATGCCGGCGAGGAAGTGAAACAGGGTCAGTTGCTGGCAGAACTGGATCCCGGTGATGCGCGGCTGCAGGCCAGCGCGGCGCAGGCCGACATGGCGCGGCTGGGCGGGGACCTGGAGCGTTACCGCAAGCTGGTGTCGCAGAAGCTGATCAGCCAGTCGGCCTTCGATGCGCAGCAGGCGGCCTACCGCGCGGCCCGCGCCAAGTACGAGTTGATGCGCAACCAGGACGACTACACCCGCCTGCGGGCGCCGCGCGACGGCGTTATCGCCAGTCGCCAGGCGGAGGCGGGGCAGGTGGTGGCCGCCGGGCAGCCGATCTTCCTGCTGGCCGCCGACGGCGGCCGCGAGGTCGCCATCGGCCTGCCGGAAGCGAGCATCCGCGACTTCCACACCGGCCAGCCGGCGGTGGTGGAGCTGTGGAGTGCGCCCGGCAGGCGCCTGCCCGGGCATATCCGCGAGATCGCCGCGGCGGCCGATCCGCAGACCCGCACCTACGCCGCGCGCGTCGCCCTGGACGGGGCGATGGCGGCCGACGCCGGGCTCGGCCAGAGCGCGCGGGTGTTCATCAACGGTGCCGCGGGAAGCGGGCTGCGCCTGCCGCTGGCGGCGGTGCAGCGCGGCGACGGCGGCGCCACCGCGGTGTGGGTGGTGCAGGACGGCAAGGCCCGTCAGCGCGCGGTGCGGCTGGGAGGCTACGGCGAGGACAGCGTGCCGGTGCTGGAGGGCGTCGGCCTGGGTGACTGGGTGGTGGCCGCAGGCGGCCACCTGCTGCGCGAGGGCGAGTCGGTGAAACCGGTCGACCGGCGCAATCGCCCGGTCGCGGCCGGGACGCGCTGA
- a CDS encoding TetR/AcrR family transcriptional regulator: MIRNTPQCKPAGPGRPKDLAKRAAILDAAKRLFVLQGFDGVSMDQIAAEAGVSKLTVYSHFGDKDRLFAEAVRAHCEQGMPTRLFEPHPGVPLRERLIDIGEAFFAMIMTPEAIAGHRILCSPQITGSHMPAVFWEAGPQRVQNSFTALLERRIAAGELEIEDPARAASQFFTLLKGEPHAQAVFGYCCSGRHDTPQEHVAGVVELFLRAYAKR, translated from the coding sequence ATGATCCGCAACACCCCCCAGTGCAAGCCCGCTGGTCCCGGCCGACCGAAAGATCTGGCCAAGCGCGCGGCGATCCTGGACGCCGCCAAGCGCCTGTTCGTGCTGCAGGGGTTCGACGGCGTCAGCATGGACCAGATCGCGGCCGAGGCCGGAGTATCCAAGCTCACCGTCTACAGCCATTTCGGCGACAAGGACCGGCTGTTCGCGGAGGCGGTGCGCGCGCACTGCGAACAGGGAATGCCCACCCGGCTGTTCGAACCGCACCCCGGGGTGCCGCTGCGCGAGCGCCTGATCGATATCGGCGAGGCGTTCTTCGCGATGATCATGACCCCCGAGGCGATCGCCGGGCATCGCATCCTGTGCTCGCCGCAGATCACCGGCAGCCACATGCCGGCGGTGTTCTGGGAAGCCGGACCGCAACGCGTGCAGAACAGCTTCACCGCGCTGCTGGAGCGGCGCATCGCCGCAGGCGAGCTGGAGATCGAGGATCCCGCCCGCGCCGCCAGCCAGTTCTTCACCCTGCTCAAGGGCGAGCCACACGCGCAGGCGGTGTTCGGCTACTGCTGCAGCGGCCGCCACGACACCCCGCAGGAGCACGTCGCCGGCGTGGTGGAGCTGTTCCTGCGCGCCTATGCGAAACGCTGA
- the leuC gene encoding 3-isopropylmalate dehydratase large subunit, whose product MPGKTLYDKLWEMHEVSRRDDGSSLLYIDRHILHEVTSPQAFEGLRLAGRKPWRADANLATPDHNVPTTRTERAGGLAAIADETSRIQVRTLDENCADFGILEFPMDDPRQGIVHVVGPEQGATLPGMTVVCGDSHTSTHGAFGALAHGIGTSEVEHVLATQCLVAQKMKNMRVRVEGELPPGVTAKDIVLAVIGRIGTAGGTGHALEFSGSAIRALSMEGRMTVCNMAIEAGARVGMVAVDDTTIDYVRGRPFAPAGEQWDAAVALWRTLVSDADAHFDVDIELRAEDIRPQVSWGTSPEMVLAVDGNVPDPAREADPVKKDSITRALKYMGLRANQPITDIRLDRVFIGSCTNARIEDLRAAAAVAKGRKVAATVKQALVVSGSGLVKAQAEREGLDRIFLDAGFEWREPGCSMCLAMNPDRLESGEHCASTSNRNFEGRQGAGGRTHLVSPAMAAAAAIAGHFIDVRELQ is encoded by the coding sequence ATGCCCGGCAAGACCCTCTACGACAAACTGTGGGAGATGCACGAGGTCAGCCGTCGCGACGACGGTTCCTCGCTGCTTTACATCGACCGCCACATCCTCCACGAGGTGACCTCGCCGCAGGCGTTCGAGGGCCTGCGGCTGGCGGGTCGCAAGCCGTGGCGGGCGGACGCCAACCTCGCCACGCCCGACCACAACGTGCCGACCACGCGGACCGAGCGCGCCGGCGGGCTGGCCGCGATCGCCGACGAGACCTCGCGCATCCAGGTGCGCACGCTGGACGAGAACTGCGCGGACTTCGGCATCCTCGAGTTCCCGATGGACGACCCGCGCCAGGGCATCGTCCACGTGGTCGGTCCGGAGCAGGGCGCCACGCTGCCGGGCATGACCGTGGTCTGCGGCGATTCGCACACCTCCACGCACGGCGCGTTCGGCGCGCTGGCGCATGGCATCGGCACCTCGGAGGTCGAGCACGTGCTGGCCACGCAATGCCTGGTCGCGCAGAAGATGAAGAACATGCGCGTGCGCGTCGAAGGCGAACTGCCGCCGGGCGTGACCGCCAAGGACATCGTGCTGGCCGTCATCGGCCGCATCGGCACCGCCGGCGGCACCGGCCATGCGCTGGAATTCTCCGGCAGCGCGATCCGCGCGCTGTCGATGGAAGGCCGCATGACCGTCTGCAACATGGCGATCGAGGCGGGCGCGCGGGTCGGCATGGTGGCTGTGGACGACACCACCATCGACTACGTGCGCGGCCGTCCGTTCGCGCCGGCTGGCGAGCAGTGGGATGCGGCGGTGGCGCTGTGGCGCACGCTGGTCTCCGACGCCGATGCGCATTTCGACGTCGACATCGAACTGCGCGCGGAAGACATCCGCCCGCAGGTGAGCTGGGGCACTTCGCCGGAAATGGTACTGGCGGTGGACGGCAACGTGCCCGATCCCGCGCGCGAGGCCGACCCGGTGAAAAAGGATTCCATTACGCGCGCCCTCAAGTACATGGGCCTGCGCGCCAACCAGCCGATCACCGACATCCGGCTGGATCGCGTCTTCATCGGCTCCTGCACCAATGCGCGCATCGAGGACCTGCGCGCGGCGGCGGCGGTGGCGAAGGGCCGCAAGGTGGCGGCGACGGTGAAGCAGGCGCTGGTGGTGTCGGGCTCCGGGCTGGTCAAGGCGCAGGCCGAGCGCGAAGGGCTGGATCGCATCTTCCTCGACGCCGGCTTCGAGTGGCGCGAGCCCGGCTGTTCGATGTGCCTGGCCATGAATCCGGATCGGCTGGAAAGCGGCGAACACTGCGCGTCCACCTCCAACCGCAATTTCGAGGGCCGGCAGGGCGCCGGCGGCCGCACCCATCTGGTCAGCCCGGCGATGGCCGCCGCCGCCGCGATTGCCGGCCACTTCATCGACGTGCGGGAGCTGCAATGA
- a CDS encoding ligand-binding sensor domain-containing diguanylate cyclase has product MSIGNAGSSGRNTPRAWMQRLLLALLWLLVLPAAWAAPGTRHYTVSGWTMEDGLPHPLVHVVAQDREGFLWAGTWEGAVRFNGRNFSLFDRQNVRGMELAGVYSILPEADGGVLFGTARNGIVRYYQGAWQRVGGEATRTLAVSVLRRGSDGALWFASGRRLMRLDGLGLHDAGSLAGLPAGEVLALVEDQNGALLVAGEAGLYRIAHGRAQRWGADWVAPGAATALLADGRGGWLAAHDGGVRWRHADGRVERIDVGRRVSAMVLDERGVLWMNLSDGQLLRRDADGSQWPMGIPGTVNKALLLDREGLVWVGSSDGLYRVADGQASGLTRRDGLGSDYVRTVLQDDAGAYWIGHADGLSRFSQGRMQTIRLGEGAGAHDTSVLSLARHQGLLWVGTYDLGVLQLDLQGRVLQRLRLGSGTQPVVRALLPEPDGSLWIGGNHGLVHWRDGRAHPYLGGAGQPDLVVQALYRDPDGPLWIGTNNGMAMLDAGGRLHRWEPDRDVPAQYFFDFLRDAGGDLWIASDRGLLRMRNGRFTVYDHQRGLPRDKLFRIIDDGTGSLWLSSNMGLFRVARRELDEIDAGTRLQLAVHVLDRSDGMPSNQGNGASQPAGWLTREGLLLFPTSGGLAVIEPGAVAGGRAGAPPVAFERVTVDGQAQPMRPLLTLRPGVNRLAVGYAGMSFRALDKLRYRYRLHGYDQDWVGATAGDEAVYTRLPPGDYQLEVQAMAMPVDWSRSDRIGSAHMRIEVVPALWQRPWVRMLLALGVAVVVALLGWWRTASLRRRQRRLNRIIAERTEELSEKNRQLEVAGYRLQHLATHDGLTGLPNRRAGDAQLVGTVAQARAEARPLSVALIDIDHFKQINDRHGHAAGDAVLQAVGAALAEFVAEWGLFAARFGGEEFLVCMEELPLAEGATRMRELLERIRALPVTTEEGAELHCTFSAGVAELVPGQTPHALLALADDRLLQAKQQGRNRIVAG; this is encoded by the coding sequence TTGTCGATCGGAAATGCCGGAAGCAGCGGCAGGAACACGCCGCGCGCGTGGATGCAGCGGCTGTTGCTGGCGCTGCTGTGGCTGCTGGTGCTGCCGGCGGCCTGGGCGGCGCCGGGCACGCGTCACTACACGGTCAGCGGCTGGACCATGGAAGACGGCCTGCCGCACCCGCTCGTGCACGTGGTGGCGCAGGACCGCGAAGGTTTCCTGTGGGCCGGTACCTGGGAGGGTGCGGTGCGCTTCAACGGCCGCAACTTCAGCCTGTTCGACCGCCAGAACGTCCGTGGCATGGAGCTGGCAGGCGTCTACAGCATCCTGCCCGAGGCCGACGGCGGGGTGCTGTTCGGCACCGCCCGCAATGGCATCGTCCGCTATTACCAGGGTGCCTGGCAGCGCGTGGGTGGCGAGGCGACGCGCACGCTGGCGGTATCTGTGTTGCGGCGTGGCAGCGACGGCGCGCTGTGGTTCGCCTCCGGTCGGCGCCTGATGAGACTGGACGGGCTCGGCCTGCACGACGCCGGCAGTCTGGCGGGGCTGCCGGCTGGCGAGGTGCTGGCGCTGGTGGAGGACCAGAACGGCGCGCTGCTGGTGGCCGGCGAAGCCGGGCTGTACCGCATCGCGCACGGCCGCGCACAGCGCTGGGGCGCGGACTGGGTGGCGCCCGGTGCGGCAACCGCACTCCTCGCCGATGGCCGTGGCGGCTGGCTGGCCGCGCATGATGGCGGCGTGCGCTGGCGGCATGCCGATGGCCGGGTCGAACGCATCGATGTGGGCCGCCGGGTCAGCGCGATGGTGCTGGACGAACGCGGGGTGCTGTGGATGAACCTGTCCGACGGCCAGCTGCTGCGCCGCGACGCCGACGGCAGCCAGTGGCCGATGGGGATTCCCGGCACGGTCAACAAGGCATTGCTGCTGGACCGTGAAGGCCTGGTCTGGGTGGGCAGCAGTGATGGCCTGTACCGGGTCGCCGATGGCCAGGCCAGCGGACTGACCCGGCGGGACGGGTTGGGCAGCGACTACGTCCGCACCGTGCTGCAGGACGACGCAGGCGCCTACTGGATCGGCCATGCCGACGGCCTGTCGCGCTTCTCGCAAGGGCGGATGCAGACCATCCGGCTGGGCGAGGGTGCCGGGGCGCATGACACCTCGGTGCTGTCGCTCGCCCGGCACCAGGGCCTGCTGTGGGTGGGTACCTACGATCTGGGCGTGCTCCAGCTGGACCTGCAGGGGCGGGTGCTGCAGCGCCTGCGTCTGGGCAGCGGCACCCAGCCGGTGGTCCGCGCACTGCTGCCGGAGCCCGACGGCAGCCTCTGGATCGGCGGCAACCACGGGCTGGTCCACTGGCGCGACGGCCGGGCGCATCCCTATCTGGGGGGCGCGGGCCAGCCGGACCTCGTCGTGCAGGCGCTGTACCGTGACCCCGACGGCCCGCTCTGGATCGGTACCAACAACGGCATGGCCATGCTCGATGCAGGCGGCCGGCTGCATCGCTGGGAGCCCGACCGTGACGTGCCCGCGCAGTATTTCTTCGACTTCCTGCGCGATGCCGGCGGCGATCTGTGGATCGCCAGCGACCGCGGTCTGCTGCGCATGCGCAACGGCCGCTTCACGGTCTACGACCACCAGCGGGGACTACCCCGCGACAAACTTTTCCGGATCATCGACGACGGCACCGGCAGCCTGTGGCTGTCCAGCAACATGGGCCTCTTCCGGGTGGCACGGCGCGAACTGGACGAGATCGACGCCGGCACCCGCCTGCAGCTGGCCGTGCACGTCCTCGACCGCAGTGACGGCATGCCCAGCAACCAGGGCAACGGCGCCAGCCAGCCTGCCGGCTGGTTGACGCGGGAAGGCCTGCTGCTGTTCCCGACCTCGGGGGGTCTGGCGGTGATCGAACCCGGTGCGGTGGCGGGCGGCCGCGCCGGCGCGCCGCCGGTGGCGTTCGAGCGGGTGACCGTGGATGGGCAGGCGCAGCCGATGCGGCCGCTGCTCACCCTTCGCCCGGGGGTCAACCGGCTGGCGGTCGGCTACGCGGGGATGAGCTTCCGCGCGCTGGACAAGCTGCGCTACCGCTATCGCCTGCATGGCTACGACCAGGACTGGGTGGGCGCCACGGCCGGCGACGAGGCGGTCTACACGCGGCTTCCGCCGGGCGACTACCAGCTGGAAGTACAGGCGATGGCGATGCCGGTGGACTGGTCGCGCAGTGATCGCATCGGCAGCGCGCACATGCGGATCGAGGTCGTGCCCGCGCTGTGGCAGCGGCCGTGGGTGCGCATGCTGCTGGCGCTGGGCGTGGCGGTGGTGGTGGCGCTGCTGGGCTGGTGGCGCACCGCCAGCCTGCGGCGCCGCCAGCGCCGGCTCAACCGGATCATCGCTGAGCGCACCGAGGAGCTCAGCGAGAAGAACCGCCAGCTGGAGGTTGCCGGTTATCGGCTGCAGCATCTGGCCACCCACGACGGGCTGACCGGGTTGCCCAATCGCCGCGCCGGCGACGCCCAGCTGGTCGGCACGGTGGCGCAGGCACGGGCAGAAGCCAGGCCGCTCAGCGTTGCCCTGATCGACATCGACCACTTCAAGCAGATCAACGATCGGCATGGCCACGCGGCGGGCGATGCCGTGCTGCAGGCGGTGGGGGCCGCCCTGGCGGAATTCGTGGCGGAGTGGGGCCTGTTCGCCGCGCGTTTCGGCGGCGAAGAATTCCTGGTGTGCATGGAGGAACTGCCGCTGGCGGAGGGCGCAACGCGGATGCGCGAACTGCTGGAGCGTATCCGGGCGCTGCCGGTGACCACCGAGGAGGGCGCGGAGCTGCACTGCACGTTCAGCGCCGGCGTGGCCGAACTGGTGCCCGGACAGACCCCGCATGCGCTGTTGGCGCTGGCCGATGACCGCCTGCTGCAGGCCAAGCAGCAGGGTCGCAACCGCATCGTCGCCGGCTAG
- a CDS encoding LysR family transcriptional regulator, whose translation MDLPGLAAFVAVAEHGGFSLAAERLHLTQPAVSKRIAQLEATLETRLFDRLGRQVVLTEAGRTLLPRAQRLLDEAGEARRALREVGEGVGGALRLATSHHIGLHRLPPLLRRFVARYPQVDLDIRFLDSEQAWNEVLLGRIDVALTTLGPATSPLRAAPLWEDPLCFVAAPNHPLARRARPTLAELSAHPAVLPETHTFTHRIVADAFGRRGLPLRLRMTSNYMETLKMLASVGLAWGVLPRTMLDRSLRVLPVSGLKLSRQLGCVTHAGRTPSRATQAFIALLDGGRDRAANA comes from the coding sequence ATGGACCTGCCCGGGCTTGCCGCTTTCGTCGCGGTGGCCGAACACGGGGGCTTTTCCCTCGCAGCGGAGCGGCTGCACCTGACCCAGCCCGCGGTCAGCAAGCGCATCGCCCAGCTGGAAGCCACGCTGGAAACGCGCCTGTTCGACCGGTTGGGCCGGCAGGTGGTGCTGACCGAGGCCGGCCGAACGCTGTTGCCGCGCGCGCAGCGGCTGCTGGACGAAGCCGGTGAAGCGCGCCGCGCGCTGCGCGAGGTGGGCGAGGGCGTGGGCGGCGCCCTGCGCTTGGCCACCAGCCACCACATCGGCCTGCACCGCCTGCCGCCGCTGCTGCGCCGGTTCGTGGCCAGGTATCCGCAGGTGGATCTGGATATCCGCTTCCTCGATTCCGAGCAGGCCTGGAACGAGGTGCTGCTGGGCCGGATCGACGTGGCCCTCACCACCCTCGGGCCCGCCACGTCGCCGCTGCGGGCTGCACCGCTGTGGGAGGATCCGCTGTGTTTCGTCGCCGCGCCCAACCACCCGCTGGCGCGCCGCGCCCGCCCCACGCTCGCTGAACTGTCAGCGCATCCGGCGGTGCTGCCGGAAACGCACACCTTCACCCATCGCATCGTCGCAGACGCCTTCGGCCGCCGCGGCCTGCCGCTGCGGCTGCGGATGACCAGCAACTACATGGAGACACTGAAGATGCTCGCCTCGGTGGGGTTGGCCTGGGGCGTGCTGCCGCGGACCATGCTGGACCGCAGCCTGCGCGTCCTGCCGGTCAGCGGCCTGAAGCTGTCGCGCCAGCTGGGCTGCGTGACCCATGCCGGGCGCACGCCATCGCGCGCTACGCAGGCCTTCATCGCCCTGCTGGATGGCGGCCGCGACCGGGCGGCGAACGCCTAG